Proteins encoded together in one Sinorhizobium sp. B11 window:
- the rnk gene encoding nucleoside diphosphate kinase regulator: protein MANKRPPNRPAIIIGHSDHLKLTKIAEAQLSKNPVVSDELLYELERAHVVDDHQLPRGIIRIGSTVRFTSDLGEDRTVTLVLPGEADIAEGKISVLTPIGTALIGLRAGQSMDWTARDGQLHRLTVEWVSESAELGQML, encoded by the coding sequence ATGGCAAACAAGCGACCCCCAAACAGGCCCGCGATCATCATCGGTCACTCCGACCACTTAAAATTGACGAAAATCGCCGAGGCGCAGCTTTCGAAAAATCCCGTCGTGTCCGACGAACTGCTCTACGAATTGGAACGTGCGCACGTTGTGGACGACCATCAGCTCCCGCGCGGCATCATCCGCATCGGTTCGACCGTGCGCTTCACCAGTGACCTCGGGGAAGACCGGACGGTGACGCTCGTATTGCCGGGGGAGGCAGACATCGCCGAAGGCAAGATTTCAGTCCTCACCCCGATTGGCACTGCATTGATAGGGCTGAGAGCCGGTCAGTCCATGGACTGGACTGCTCGCGACGGTCAGTTGCACCGGCTGACCGTAGAATGGGTGTCTGAGTCCGCGGAACTCGGTCAAATGTTATGA
- a CDS encoding nucleoside-diphosphate kinase, whose product MLTTKDFTLLEAMIDDPLVRDSLLHELLGRKMDAATVVFREDLPEDAASLNSRVTFSIDGRRDTRILTTGRMTTPVGMLLPVDTLRGLALLGLREGQKIIIENADGFQEQVLLETVNYQPERAMRGSDGFQVRMRLAGKPTLRLLKGGAPDRQRPAPEKPDDPGPSAA is encoded by the coding sequence TTGCTGACCACGAAGGACTTTACACTGCTCGAGGCGATGATCGATGACCCCCTCGTTCGCGACAGCCTGCTGCACGAGCTCCTGGGGCGGAAGATGGACGCCGCGACTGTCGTGTTCAGGGAGGATCTGCCAGAAGATGCCGCAAGCCTGAACAGTCGAGTGACCTTCAGCATCGACGGTAGGCGGGACACGCGCATCCTCACCACTGGCCGTATGACGACGCCGGTCGGCATGCTGCTCCCGGTCGACACGCTTCGTGGCCTTGCCCTTCTTGGCTTAAGGGAAGGTCAGAAGATCATTATCGAAAATGCAGATGGGTTTCAGGAACAGGTTCTACTGGAAACCGTCAACTACCAGCCGGAACGAGCGATGAGGGGATCGGACGGCTTTCAGGTGAGGATGAGGCTCGCTGGGAAGCCGACGCTGAGGCTGCTAAAGGGTGGAGCGCCCGACAGACAGAGGCCAGCGCCGGAGAAACCGGACGACCCCGGTCCATCGGCCGCCTGA